The genomic DNA ACTTTCTTGGTTATCTTGGTTCTTGGATGGCGAATGAGACGTCTTCCATCTTCACGTCTCTCCTAAGCCAAGATATCATCAAAGATGCCAGAACTAAAGCTCAGGTATATAATGATATGACACAGTCTAACATTGATTGGGTCTCTTCTTGTCCTTTCTTTTATATATACACGAAATAATGTTTGGGAAATATTCTGTTAATTTCAATCTGAAACATGCATTAGGCCTGATTCAAATATATACTCACTTGAAAATGAATCCTCTGTACTGTTTTGCAGCCAGATACCTTACCCTATATAGgttgttatttttctctttctagcGAGTCTATTTGCACATCACTACTTGGTATTCAATAAATAGATAACAGTTTCCTTGTTTCCTTTGTATTGACGGACTATGATTCGAGGTACACACCGGGGAATGACGTATACTAGTACAGGGTGTGTGGTCGCTTTCACCATGCTATGCTGTCAGATTCTGAATGATTGCAAAAACTGATTCCTTTAAGTGCAGTACCACTCTCGATTCACGTTAAAATTATAAGATGGAGTaaatctaaataaaaaaaatatcataattgtatGAAAGCTGTGAAATGTTGAAGTTTCACTTGCTTTGAAAGACCTGAGATAATTGCTGCAACCACACATTATATAATCAGAGTGACGATGTCATCATATCACAGCTCTCAATTAGAacacaaataaaatcattttattttttgtctattGTTCATCAATTCAATCATTTCCATCTGGAAATAATCACTGGTAGTATCATAGCACAACAATAATTTgatgtataataaaaaaaattatctgaCTCATTTGAAGGAAATTAGTGACTTTCTGTATTCAAGTCAATAGGATTTTGTCAAATTGTATGTGAGGTGATGTCATAGTCGCGACATCTATTTTGCACATACTAATAAGGTTGGGACTTAGTTTTACATGAAAGTCAGCTTGAACATTAAGGGCTAAGAATTGATACCATTATCTTCTAATTCCTTGGCACTGTTAGCTCGCCTTGTATCCAAGCCGTCTACTGCAATAGAATGAAATCAGGCAGTCATTGTCGTCTCTTCGTTTATTTCTTTCTTGATTTCATGCACTACAGAGATTATCTGGCTTTTTTCTGCACACACCCTTGACGGAGACCAACACCCGGCCACCATCGGACAAGTTCCCCTGTAGCTCGCTGCTTCTTAGAAGCCTTTGTGTGTTGGAGAAGAAGGAAGAGACTATCAAGGTCAGTTGATTGATGCAGTAATTGGTATTTTCATTGAAAGTGGGGAGAAGGAAACAGCTTGCCAGATTCAGTGAAACCAACGTCAGTTGACCATCATGTTATAATCCTGGCTCATGTCGTGGAGACATTCCTGTATCAATGACTGACTTatctgatgaaaacaaaaacaacaataatagaaATGGTGTCTTCTTATCACCTGTGTAGTGCAGAATTTCATTACAACGTCAAAAATAAATACTATAAAAACAAGAATGGCAAAGTTCAGTTTCCTAAAGACAAAtgttttcgagaaaaaaaaggctaaaatggCATGAATTCATATTTTGCGGACAATCCTTTTACAGACAGCATTACCAAATAGCCATATTCTAACAAGTAATACTCTGTGATATAATCATGCTCAACTAAATGTATTTCTCGGTCGTGAAGCTGGAACTTTAAGTCGGTTTATCGTGATGTTCTTTGACGTTATGAAAACTACTCCGTGCCTGAAGTtcattgaaatatatatttttaaatgtgCAGCGTCTCCACCTGATGGCTGAAAGGTCAAGGGAGAAGAACCAGTTTTACCAATCCTATCTCAGGGTAGGTAGAAGAACCAGTTTTACCAATCCTATCTCAAGGTAGGTAGAAGAACCAGTTTTACCAATCCTATCTCAGGGTAGGTAGAAGAACCAGTTTTACCAATCCTATCTCAGGGTAGGTAGAAGAACCAGTTTTACCAATCCTATCTCAGGGTAGGGAGAAGAACCAGTTTTTCCAATCCTATCTCAGGGTAGGTAGAAGAACCAGTTTTACCAATCCTATCTCAGGGTAGGTAGAAGAACCAGTTTTACCAATCCTATCTCAGGGTAGGGAGAAGAACCAGTTTTACCAATCCTATCTCAGGGTAGGTAGAAGAACCAGTTTTACCAATCCTATCTCAGGGTAGGTAGAAGAACCAGTTTTACCAATCCTATCTCAGGGTAGGGAGAAGAACCAGTTTTACCAATCCTATCTCAGGGTAGGTAGAAGAACCAGTTTTACCAATCCTATCTCAGGGTAGGTAGAAGAACCAGTTTTACCAATCCTATCTCAGGGTAGGGAGAAGAACCAGTTTTACCAATCCTATCTCAGGGTAGGTAGAAGAACCAGTTTTACCAATCCTATCTCAGGGTAGGTAGAAGAACCAGTTTTACCAATCCTATCTCAGGGTAGGTAGAAGAACCAGTTTTACCAATCCTATCTCAGGGTAGGGAGAAGAACCAGTTTTACCAATCCTATCTCAGGGTAGGTAGAAGAACCAGTTTTACCAATCCTATCTCAGGGTAGGTAGAAGAACCAGTTTTACCAATCCTATCTCAGGGTAGGTAGAAGAACCAGTTTTACCAATCCTATCTCAGGGTAGGTAGAAGAACCAGTTTTACCAATCCTATCTCAGGGTAGGTAGAAGAACCAGTTTTACCAATCCTATCTCAGGGTAGGTAGAAGAACCAGTTTTACCAATCCTATCTCAGGGTAGGGAGAAGAACCAGTTTTACCAATCCTATCTCAGGGTAGGTAGAAGAACCAGTTTTACCAATCCTATCTCAGGGTAGGTAGAAGAACCAGTTTTACCAATCCTATCTCAGGGTAGGTAGAAGAACCAGTTTTACCAATCCTATCTCAGGGTAGGTAGAAGAACCAGTTTTACCAATCCTATCTCAGGGTAGGTAGAAGAACCAGTTTTACCAATCCTATCTCAGGGTAGGTAGAAGAACCAGTTTTACCAATCCTATCTCAGGGTAGGTAGAAGAACCAGTTTTACCAATCCTATCTCAGGGTAGGTAGAAGAACCAGTTTTACCAATCCTATCTCAGGGTAGGTAGAAGAACCAGTTTTACCAATCCTATCTCAGGGTAGGTAGAAGAACCAGTTTTACCAATCCTATCTAAGGGTAGGTAGAAGAACCAGTTTTACCAATCCTATCTCAGGGTAGGTAGAAGAACCAGTTTTACCAATCCTATCTCAGGGTAGGTAGAAGAACCAGTTTTACCAATCCTATCTCAGGGTAGGTAGAAGAACCAGTTTTACCAATCCTATCTCAGGGTAGGTAGAAGAACCATTTTTATCAATCCTATCTCAGGGTAGGTAGAAGAACCAGTTTTACCAATCCTATCTCAGGGTAGGTACAATTTGCAGTAAGGTATACTTCGATTGAAATGagcatcatttttcttttctttttctttttcaagtcaATGAATGAACACCAGAAATCGATACAGAATAATGCATTGAATATTTCTATTGCAAGTCCTATACGTCGAAGTAAATAGGCACCGATTAAccgtgttttagtagtagccatgataataATCATGGGTATGATACTCAGGCTGGATTTGAACCAATGATCTCCTGAGTGTGTACGCCCAtgaatttttatcatggctacagattttatcattactattcaGACACTGTTAATCGGGGTTATCTACATCGAGgatgggcaatttgtcaatcagttgcaatggaaaacaagatttcattcattttggttgTTATTTCTATTCTGTGAAAGAACACAAACGACAAACGATGAATgcttaaagaaaaaaactaaCTTCTACATGAGGAAAAGGGAGTCAAGGAAACTATAATAGTTTCCTTGACTCCCTTTTCCTCATGTAAAATTGATTCATGATCATTCTCTATGACAGTATTGTGTTGACAACGACGTCTCTCTTTAGATCATAAATTTCAGCCACTATGTCCTATAGCTAATACGATATAGTTCCATTTAATCAATTTTCGTCACAGCGACAAGTCTACCCCATGTGTTTTCCAACAGACCCTCGTGTCCACTATGAGATTGGATGATATTGCCATCAAGCTGAATGGTGGCGTACTCAAGAGAATCCCTCGTGCGTGGATGTTGAGCCGCCGAGAACTCCGCGGATCGCACTCCCGGCTGGAGACTCTGAGCGCGACAGTGAGGGTAGGGAAATATCACATATCTCAATTTATTACTGTCTGCTTTGCTGTATCAAATAAGTTCGTGCTTTTTCGGGTTTTAAATCTCAAGcaaataattcattttcatggCGGTCATTTTTTATTCAGTGAGCACATAAAACTTACTCAGGTTCAGCAGACAATGTTCACCATGAATTTACTGTACGTGACTCTGAAGAAACTGGTATTGGGGCAATGTTGTGATTACATGAATGCCGAAATACTTTCAAACACCTCTAACGACTGCATAGCAGTATTCATGGAAACTTATTTGTGGcgttttttgtttaaacaaagtCAAAGACTCAAGAAATTATCGGAAATCCAGTTCCTTTCTTATCGTGTAAAGACAATGTGTTCTATAATGTTCTAGGCGCCTGCACAACAATTAATCCTAACCGAAATGTATGTGTCTGTCACAAGGACGTCGCAAAGACAATGGGCATCGAATCACAACGCTGCGGGGAGTCTCTGCTCTGTAAGATGGCAGAGAAGTGGTCTCTGAGTCAGAGGGAGATTCAAGATCTCGAGAACAAACTTAAGATCGAGAAAGAAAAAGTGTGTCAACTTTCCAGGGATGCGCTGCTGGTACGTAAGCATACATGTTTTATTTATCAAATGCAGGTTATTGAGCGTTGTTCGTATTGTGATTGGGAAAGATAGCAAGATCGGTTACAATACGATTTACTACCTGTTGCACTTTAAATTCTACGTTGTTCTTGTATTTAGAAGTTTAACAAGAAAGAGAATATATTATTATGCACAGATTAAACAAACGCATATCACACAGCTATCATGTCGTCGTATAGATAGGGGATAACTTATGATCTCTGGTGATTTTATGCGATTAAAAGAAGCATTTATAGAGTGTATTCTGGAATGATAATGCAGAGGATCCCTGCAGATACAACATGGATGGTATAATTTAATGCATAATGCTTGGTTTCCTCTTTATTTGACAGAAACGAGTCGCAAGCCTTGAGCAGGCCTTGCTCGCAGAAAGCGACAAGGCTAAGAGAGCTACTCAGTGTCTTCAGGTATGAATGGAGGAAGTTATCATTCTCATGCACACGAGTCATCTGAGCCTGcggggaaaagaaaaacaaaacaagagttTGCCTACCGATTTTCACATTAATTGATACCATGTAAAAAAACCACTTGTCGCATTCATAAGTTCAAATCATGTGACTATTTGTAAGGAAAAAaatcggcatttttttttttcgctcttcGATGGTAAGCTAGATATACACACGCCCTTTTATACAAAGAAATAGTTTTCGTTCGGAATATAGTAAGGTGTgcgtgtatgtgaagataccttgaaattcatttcaaagtctGCATGTTGTTGCTTGGAATTAC from Diadema setosum chromosome 9, eeDiaSeto1, whole genome shotgun sequence includes the following:
- the LOC140233256 gene encoding uncharacterized protein; amino-acid sequence: MRLDDIAIKLNGGVLKRIPRAWMLSRRELRGSHSRLETLSATVRDVAKTMGIESQRCGESLLCKMAEKWSLSQREIQDLENKLKIEKEKVCQLSRDALLKRVASLEQALLAESDKAKRATQCLQVQKCTLAVQTSPIPGLVVYSRGAQTTFTDLVPLDK